The proteins below come from a single Caulobacter segnis ATCC 21756 genomic window:
- a CDS encoding MFS transporter, producing the protein MSDPTTESQASPLSTRLVSIAVASALLMEFIDSTALSTALPTLARAFAVDPIHLKLALTSYILALAVFTPASGWAAERFGARRVFLSAMAVFLLGSALCGLSRNLEALVASRILQGLGGAMMTPVARLIVVGATPKARLLSAMGWFTMPALVGPLIGPPIAGLVLSVAEWPWIFYINLPIGLLGAIAVMRFVPASQPQRDLGRFDTLGFALSAAAISGVVVVAETAGVGLLPVWFQIALLAVSIACGLVYLRICTRTGRPILDLSLLRYPTYRASLLGGALVRLGIGASPFLMPLLLQVALGWSPLKASFVTLTTGIGVLIARPFAAAGLRRFGFRTSLAVFVTLTALFTAAPGFFTSATPMAVMMAALLLGGFCRSNQFIAINTIAYADVPESKTASASTLSAVMQQVGLALGVSFGGVMLHLARGSGGGLTPDRFVLPFVAIGLVTLLALPVYLALDKDAGATISGRAKSA; encoded by the coding sequence GTGAGCGATCCAACAACAGAGTCTCAAGCCTCTCCGCTGTCGACCCGGCTGGTCTCGATCGCCGTCGCCAGCGCGCTTCTGATGGAGTTCATCGACTCCACCGCGCTCTCGACAGCGCTTCCCACCCTGGCCCGCGCCTTCGCGGTGGACCCGATCCATCTCAAGCTGGCCCTGACCTCCTACATCCTGGCTCTCGCCGTCTTCACGCCCGCCAGCGGCTGGGCGGCCGAGCGGTTCGGGGCGCGACGGGTCTTCCTGTCGGCCATGGCCGTCTTCCTGCTGGGCTCGGCGCTGTGCGGCCTGTCGCGCAACCTGGAAGCCCTGGTGGCCTCGCGGATCTTGCAAGGCCTGGGCGGGGCGATGATGACGCCGGTGGCCCGGCTGATCGTGGTCGGGGCGACGCCCAAGGCGCGGCTGCTGTCGGCCATGGGCTGGTTCACCATGCCCGCCCTGGTCGGCCCCCTGATCGGGCCCCCGATCGCCGGCCTGGTGCTCAGCGTCGCCGAATGGCCCTGGATCTTCTACATCAACCTGCCGATCGGCCTGCTCGGCGCCATAGCCGTTATGCGGTTCGTCCCGGCCAGCCAGCCTCAACGAGACCTCGGACGCTTTGACACCCTCGGCTTCGCGCTGTCGGCGGCGGCGATCAGCGGGGTGGTCGTTGTGGCCGAGACCGCGGGGGTCGGCCTTCTGCCCGTCTGGTTCCAGATCGCCCTGCTGGCGGTCTCCATCGCCTGCGGCCTTGTCTATCTGCGGATCTGCACGCGCACCGGCCGCCCCATCCTGGACCTGTCCCTGCTCCGCTATCCGACCTATCGGGCCAGCCTCCTGGGCGGCGCGTTGGTGAGATTGGGCATCGGGGCCAGTCCGTTCCTGATGCCGTTGCTGTTGCAGGTCGCCCTGGGCTGGAGCCCGCTCAAGGCCAGCTTCGTCACCCTGACGACAGGCATCGGCGTGCTGATCGCCCGCCCGTTCGCCGCCGCGGGGCTTCGACGCTTCGGATTCCGGACATCGCTGGCCGTTTTCGTCACCCTGACGGCGCTGTTCACCGCCGCGCCGGGCTTCTTCACCTCAGCGACGCCGATGGCCGTGATGATGGCGGCGTTGCTGCTGGGCGGGTTCTGCCGGTCCAACCAGTTCATCGCCATCAACACCATCGCCTATGCCGACGTGCCCGAGAGCAAGACCGCCTCGGCTTCGACCCTGTCGGCCGTCATGCAGCAGGTCGGCCTGGCTCTGGGCGTCAGCTTCGGCGGCGTGATGCTGCATCTGGCGCGGGGCTCCGGGGGGGGCCTGACGCCTGACCGGTTCGTGCTGCCGTTCGTCGCGATCGGTCTCGTGACGCTGCTGGCCCTGCCCGTCTACCTGGCGCTGGACAAGGACGCCGGCGCGACGATCAGCGGCCGAGCCAAGTCGGCCTAG
- a CDS encoding transglutaminase family protein — MGRLRILHETRYYYERPVSFGAQRLMLRPRDSHALRIVEASLRLFPPGDTRWSYDANGNCICIFQPNGKADAMRVASELVIDRYPAPLVPQRIENPDTLTPIVYSREDRATLEPFIAPVTDDPDAVLLRWLRGLASHKDEPALAFLLRVNDLIHEQFEYRAREEAGVQTPVETLRKRSGACRDLAWLMVEGLRRLGYAALFATGYIHSPNAQIRGAGATHAWCEVFLPDLGWLEFDPTNGLAESPDLIRVAATRTPAQALPVSGAILGDPGKSRLQVSVDVRLIDEIGHAA; from the coding sequence ATGGGACGGCTGCGCATCCTGCACGAGACCCGGTATTACTATGAGCGGCCGGTGAGCTTTGGCGCTCAGCGGCTGATGCTGCGGCCGCGCGACAGCCACGCCCTGCGGATTGTCGAGGCCTCCCTGCGCCTGTTCCCGCCCGGCGACACGCGCTGGAGCTACGACGCCAACGGCAACTGCATCTGCATCTTCCAGCCGAACGGCAAGGCCGACGCCATGCGGGTGGCCAGCGAGCTGGTCATCGACCGCTACCCCGCCCCGCTGGTCCCCCAGCGGATCGAGAACCCCGACACCCTGACGCCGATCGTCTATTCGCGGGAGGACCGCGCGACGCTGGAGCCATTCATCGCCCCGGTGACCGACGATCCCGACGCGGTGCTGCTGCGGTGGCTGCGCGGCTTGGCCAGCCACAAGGACGAGCCGGCCCTCGCCTTCCTGCTGCGGGTCAACGACCTGATCCACGAGCAGTTCGAATACCGCGCCCGCGAGGAGGCCGGCGTCCAGACGCCCGTCGAGACCCTGCGCAAGCGTAGCGGCGCCTGCCGGGACCTGGCCTGGCTGATGGTCGAGGGGTTGAGACGTCTGGGCTACGCGGCCCTGTTCGCCACCGGCTACATCCATTCGCCCAACGCCCAGATCCGCGGGGCCGGGGCCACTCACGCCTGGTGCGAGGTCTTCCTGCCCGACCTGGGCTGGCTGGAGTTCGATCCGACCAACGGCCTGGCGGAGTCGCCCGACCTGATCCGCGTCGCCGCGACCCGCACCCCCGCGCAGGCCCTTCCGGTGTCCGGCGCGATCCTTGGCGATCCAGGCAAGTCACGCCTGCAAGTCTCGGTCGACGTTCGACTTATCGATGAAATCGGCCACGCGGCGTGA